TAGATTATCTCTCTCCTTTTAATGAACAAGCAAGAACTCCCTGTGTTCTTGGCACAGGGATGAATTGCCTCAAAATTTTTGTCATTGCCCGACTTGATCGGGCAATCCAGAGAATTGAACTGGATTCTCCGGTCAAACCGGAGAATGACAGCATTGAGTTTTTGTCTTTTACGCCCTGCACTCTTGGCGCAGAGTTCTTAACAACAAGTTTCTATCAAATAAAGATTTTGGTGTCAATAAGGTTAATATCCTATTTTAAGCCGCTGCGCCAGTGCAGCCGGCAGTCCTGCATTCAGAACTTTATGTGCAGTTTTTATAATATCATATTGGACCCTGAAAAACCTCACCAGTCTTTCTTCTGCATCATACAATACAAAAGATGCCATGGGGCTGCCATCCCTGGGCTGTCCAACTGCGCCTGGGTTTATAAGATATAAACTTCTGGTATCTGGTCGGACTTCTATATCAAAGGCAGTATATATGTTTTCATCAATATACCTATATGTTATTGATCTGTGTGTATGCCCAAAAAAGCATACGGCCGGGTGTAAATGCTCAACCTTCATAAGTTGAAAATTTTCATAAGCATCATTAAGGGTCAGGATATACCTGTCGGTATTGTTAATAAAACCATGAACTGCTGCTGCCCTGCTGTTGTCAAAGGTGAGCATTCTGGGAAGGTTTTTTAAGAAGAGAAGGCTTTCCTGATTGAGTTGCTTTCTTGTCCAGTATATTGCCTCTTTTGCAATGTCTGTGAAATTATCAGTCCCTTCAAGTCCCGCTGCCCTTGAGTCGTGGTTGCCCATAATACACTTGATATTACGGGACCTGACTATATCAACACACTCATTCGGATTGGCATTGTACCCAACTATATCGCCCAGACAAATTATATCCCTTATGCCAAGGCAGTCTATCTTTTCAAGGACGGCATTAAATGCCTCAAGGTTGGAATGAACATCTGAGATAATTGCATATCTCATGCTGCCAAAAGTTTAAACCATACAGTATGGGATTGCAAGTATTACATACCCAAGAAAAATACTGCAGATTTTTATTCTTGACATTTGTCAAACCAAATAAGTAGAATACCCAGCATGAGACGGACATTCATCATTGGTGCCGCATTTCTGATAATATTCATCAATCTAAAACCGCTTGCCTCTGCCTTTAATACAAGGCCTGCGAAAACTCATTTTGCGCTTTTTTGCATGGTGTCAGATAATGGTAAAACCTCTTGCCCTCACGAAGCATGTCCAATCATGGACAAGGGGACTCATGATGCAAAAGCAAAGGATTCGTGTGATATAAGGATAGGCTGTGAGACAAACCATCAGCAGGAAACAGCATCGTCATATGTCACTGGTAATGAAATGTCCATTTGCGGCTCATATTTTAATAAAAATTATCAACCGTCTTTAGTTTTTAACCCTCAGCCGTTAGCCGTTAGCCTTCAGCCTTCAGCCTCATCAATAGACAAACCACCTCAGAATATTCTTTAAATCCCCACAAATTAGACATCAAAAATGAGAAGTATCTTTCTAATCTCTCGTTTCTGTATTTACTATTTCTGATTTTCTGTATTCCAGACATAAAGAGGTTAACATGCGATTTTTTAAACTGCTTACCGTTTACTGCTTACTGCTTACTCTCTTATCTGCCTGCGCCAAAGGCAGTAATGACAAGGTGGAAGAAAC
The Deltaproteobacteria bacterium DNA segment above includes these coding regions:
- a CDS encoding metallophosphoesterase family protein, giving the protein MRYAIISDVHSNLEAFNAVLEKIDCLGIRDIICLGDIVGYNANPNECVDIVRSRNIKCIMGNHDSRAAGLEGTDNFTDIAKEAIYWTRKQLNQESLLFLKNLPRMLTFDNSRAAAVHGFINNTDRYILTLNDAYENFQLMKVEHLHPAVCFFGHTHRSITYRYIDENIYTAFDIEVRPDTRSLYLINPGAVGQPRDGSPMASFVLYDAEERLVRFFRVQYDIIKTAHKVLNAGLPAALAQRLKIGY